One genomic window of Spirochaetota bacterium includes the following:
- the flgK gene encoding flagellar hook-associated protein FlgK, whose amino-acid sequence MESSFMGIEMSKRALQQFQTALNTTGHNISNVSTEGYSRQRVVMRTLEPLYEPSLNRPEKAGQIGQGMEITDIQRVRDEFIDKRINFEKGAHGYWSMRDRYLTQMEAVHNEPSSLNLRSDLDAFWVGWQELANNPTEMATRSALVEKSDRISNSIRHIYSQFKDLRDNANLMIETKVNRINEIAHSIRDLNERILKSQAMGDNPNDLLDRRDLLLEELSSMADVTISSKDPDEMIVYIGARHLVQGELVSELAVDRDGANSGYFSVRWKIDNERTEFKGGEMKGLLEVRDKDLVNAINMTDAFAANLADSVNEVHRTGFGLNHVTGIDFFKTIPLATAANGDYDVNQDG is encoded by the coding sequence ATGGAAAGTTCATTCATGGGCATAGAGATGAGCAAGCGGGCGCTCCAGCAGTTTCAGACCGCGCTCAATACTACCGGCCATAATATCTCGAACGTATCGACCGAGGGCTATTCGCGGCAGCGCGTCGTCATGCGCACGCTCGAACCGCTCTATGAACCGTCGCTCAATCGCCCGGAAAAAGCGGGGCAGATAGGTCAGGGCATGGAGATAACCGATATTCAGCGCGTACGGGACGAGTTCATCGACAAGCGCATCAATTTCGAGAAGGGCGCGCATGGTTATTGGTCCATGCGCGACCGCTATCTCACGCAGATGGAAGCGGTGCATAATGAGCCGTCCTCCCTGAACCTGAGGAGCGATCTCGACGCATTCTGGGTGGGCTGGCAGGAATTGGCGAACAATCCCACGGAAATGGCGACGCGAAGCGCGCTCGTGGAGAAATCGGACCGCATATCCAACAGCATACGCCATATCTACAGTCAGTTCAAGGACCTCCGCGACAATGCGAACCTCATGATAGAGACGAAGGTCAACCGCATCAACGAGATCGCACATTCGATACGCGATCTGAACGAACGCATACTCAAGTCGCAGGCGATGGGCGATAACCCCAATGATCTCCTCGACCGGCGCGATCTGCTCCTCGAAGAACTTTCATCGATGGCCGATGTCACCATATCGAGCAAGGACCCTGATGAGATGATCGTGTACATCGGCGCCCGTCACCTGGTGCAGGGCGAACTCGTCTCCGAGCTTGCCGTCGACCGCGACGGGGCGAACAGCGGCTACTTTTCCGTACGCTGGAAGATAGACAATGAGCGCACCGAGTTCAAGGGCGGTGAGATGAAAGGGCTCCTTGAGGTGCGCGATAAGGACCTTGTCAACGCGATCAATATGACCGATGCGTTCGCGGCGAACCTTGCCGATTCGGTGAACGAAGTGCATCGCACCGGCTTCGGGCTCAATCATGTCACCGGCATCGATTTCTTTAAGACCATACCGCTCGCTACCGCCGCCAACGGCGATTACGATGTGAACCAGGACGGCAT
- the flgN gene encoding flagellar export chaperone FlgN — protein sequence MVLDDIRKLEVVIEHEITVYGEILNYEHKKVAVILNNKLQDMDLLCNYQTSLMGKARELAAMKAKIVESIAAERFPHLLGKVSVSDVINRIPIANTVTLAAKRLELNALIYRLRGMNKVLPRLLEQGLSIFRNTRDMLRKSKKIGYNNKGVEEVFRGRLTSLVSRHA from the coding sequence ATGGTACTTGACGACATTCGAAAACTTGAGGTTGTCATTGAACACGAGATAACGGTGTACGGCGAGATACTCAATTATGAGCACAAGAAGGTGGCCGTTATCCTGAACAACAAGCTCCAGGATATGGACCTTCTCTGCAATTATCAGACATCGCTCATGGGCAAGGCACGCGAGCTTGCGGCGATGAAAGCGAAGATCGTTGAATCGATAGCCGCCGAGCGCTTTCCGCATCTCCTCGGCAAGGTATCGGTAAGCGATGTGATAAACCGCATCCCCATAGCCAATACGGTAACGCTCGCGGCGAAGCGCCTCGAATTGAACGCGTTGATATATCGCCTCCGCGGCATGAACAAAGTGCTTCCTCGCCTGCTCGAACAGGGGCTTTCGATATTCAGGAATACCCGCGATATGCTCCGCAAAAGCAAGAAGATAGGCTATAACAATAAGGGTGTTGAGGAAGTGTTCCGCGGGCGGCTGACGTCGCTTGTGAGCAGGCATGCATAA
- a CDS encoding ATP-binding protein, with the protein MPKAKKSHDVGKLKIGDSWNAITIIALSQNNPLKAIAEFVENSIDAKAANIQIVRGKNKGETYLRIIDDGNGIPPDEEGNPNFKYVATHICDSIKRKLKEDGASGLQGEFGIGLLSFWTIGKRLTMTSTGENGKSAQMHMEKDNQGFSITPKRALVPSKGTELYIAPLLAGIRSLSGEKIQNYLASELRDRIKRSGAAVTIIDKLSRKELPVVPREFSGQLLHALKAEPSAKGELYHELYLTKAETGKAVGLYRNGTRVLDAITRLDEFAREPWTSGMLEGLLDAPYLNLTPGTRDGIIRDESFAAFIESAESLESELMQYVGKQRAMEEEESAKTIQKTVEKAFRDAFTALPREEYDWLAAYGGEKANDGRAAAGETEVGSTANSAAEKNEQKKFFEHPGPLYKAAVSPRRAIIRVGETKSLSVRAYDRKGIAVDSDLSFLWKITDGGGTIDNTIASNIVYSAANEPGITTIQASVAQAGVSVTAEALVTVTDSIIEKAGDASKKGLPGYTYQRAPGELWRSRFDADENLIYINSAHGDFIFASKAASRKIRYILRLFCKEMVLHNFMGQEAAKLLERMIELTLYTEENL; encoded by the coding sequence ATGCCAAAAGCCAAAAAATCGCATGACGTCGGAAAACTTAAGATCGGCGACAGCTGGAACGCCATTACCATCATCGCGCTCTCACAGAACAATCCGCTCAAAGCGATAGCCGAATTCGTCGAGAACAGCATAGACGCGAAAGCGGCGAATATACAGATCGTGCGCGGGAAGAATAAGGGGGAAACCTACCTTCGCATCATTGATGACGGCAACGGCATTCCACCTGATGAAGAAGGAAATCCGAATTTCAAATATGTGGCAACGCACATTTGCGATTCGATAAAACGCAAGCTGAAAGAGGACGGTGCCTCAGGACTGCAGGGTGAATTCGGCATCGGTCTTCTCAGCTTCTGGACTATCGGCAAACGGCTCACCATGACGTCCACCGGCGAGAACGGCAAGTCCGCACAGATGCATATGGAGAAGGACAATCAGGGGTTCAGCATAACACCGAAGCGTGCGCTCGTGCCATCCAAAGGGACCGAATTGTACATCGCGCCGCTCCTTGCGGGGATACGGTCGCTTTCCGGGGAGAAGATACAGAATTATCTCGCGAGCGAACTGCGCGACAGGATAAAGCGTTCAGGCGCAGCAGTGACCATTATCGATAAACTTTCCCGCAAAGAACTGCCCGTCGTACCGCGCGAGTTCTCCGGGCAGCTCCTTCATGCGCTCAAGGCCGAACCATCGGCGAAAGGCGAGCTCTACCATGAGCTCTACCTTACAAAAGCGGAAACGGGCAAAGCGGTCGGGCTTTACCGAAACGGGACGCGCGTACTTGATGCGATAACACGGCTTGATGAATTCGCGCGTGAACCCTGGACAAGCGGCATGCTCGAAGGCCTCCTTGATGCGCCATACCTCAATCTCACGCCGGGGACACGAGACGGCATCATACGTGATGAATCGTTCGCGGCTTTTATCGAAAGCGCTGAGTCACTCGAAAGCGAACTCATGCAGTACGTCGGCAAGCAGCGTGCCATGGAAGAGGAAGAATCCGCAAAAACGATACAGAAAACAGTGGAAAAAGCATTCCGCGATGCGTTCACCGCCCTCCCGCGCGAGGAATACGATTGGCTTGCGGCATACGGCGGTGAAAAAGCGAATGACGGCCGCGCAGCCGCGGGTGAAACGGAAGTCGGATCAACTGCGAATAGTGCCGCCGAAAAGAACGAACAAAAAAAATTCTTTGAACATCCGGGGCCGCTGTACAAGGCAGCCGTGTCGCCCCGCCGGGCCATTATCCGCGTCGGAGAAACAAAATCACTCTCGGTACGCGCGTACGACAGGAAAGGCATCGCCGTAGACAGCGATCTGTCATTCCTATGGAAGATAACTGACGGCGGCGGAACGATAGACAATACGATTGCATCGAATATCGTCTACAGCGCAGCGAATGAACCGGGGATCACAACGATACAAGCGAGCGTTGCGCAGGCGGGAGTTTCCGTTACCGCCGAAGCGCTTGTCACCGTTACTGACTCCATCATCGAGAAAGCGGGCGACGCGTCGAAAAAAGGGCTGCCCGGCTATACCTATCAGCGCGCACCCGGTGAGCTCTGGCGTTCGCGATTCGACGCTGATGAGAACCTTATATACATCAACAGCGCCCACGGTGATTTCATCTTTGCATCAAAAGCGGCGTCGCGGAAGATCCGTTATATCCTTCGCCTCTTCTGCAAGGAAATGGTATTGCATAATTTCATGGGACAGGAAGCGGCGAAATTGCTTGAACGGATGATAGAACTTACTCTGTACACCGAAGAAAACTTATAG